TATCCGGAGACTTATAAGGGGGATGGGTCTGAAACGGGGTTGAGGGACTGGAGTTCAGAAGCCTGACTCTAAGGGGACTTAAAAGTGGGCCACAAATAATCCAAGAGCCTGAGGATGAGGGCATGGGGAAGTCGGGGATCTAGGGTATGGCCAGTGGGCTCACCGATGGTGGAGATGTAAGTGTTGTTGAAGTTGTCCTCTGCAAAGCGAATGATCAGACAAGTCTTGCCCACCCCCGAGTCCCCGATCAGCAGCAACTTGAAGAGGTGGTCGTAGGCTTTGGCCATGGCGGACACTGGGGGTGCcgggagaggggtggggaagcGCCGTGCACTGGTAGGCGGGATTGGAGGGCTGGCAAACAGAGCGGCCCCGGAGCCCAGGCCAGGAAGTTTTCCTCCCTCTCCGCCCAGGCTCCGGGAAAAAGGAGAGGCGGCACTCCTCTGGGCCCCACCCCCTGCCCGCCCACCCCTGTCTGCTGGCCAAGGAGGCCAGCCCGGTCTTCGGctctctgggctttcctttcCCAGCCAACACTGGCCTGTCTCCTTACCCATTTCCCATAGCTTTTTGCTTACTTTcgtccccttttttaaaaaaaaaaatttatttatttacttattttatttttgcctgtgttgggtctgttgctgcgcgtgggctttctctagttgcggcgagcgggggctactcttcgttgcagtgcgcgggcttctcattgcggtgacttgtTGCAgggtacaggctctaggcgcgcgggcttccgtagttgtggcacgcgggctcagtagttgtggcacacgggcttagttgctctgcggcatgtgggatctcctggaccagggttcgaacccgtgtccccttcactggcaggtggattcttaaccactgcgccaccagggaagcccccatccccCCTCTTTTGACTTCACTCTTCCAGTCTGAAGCCAGCGACGCTGGGGTGATGTGAAGTAGAAGTTTAATCAAAATGACCAGGGGAAGAGGAATTTTAGAGGAATTAAGGGAAAGGGAAGTTTGGGGGAATAAGGGTGAAGGCCAGGACAGCACTAGGAGTTGCCAAAATTGGGGACTGATTTTTGGAGGGGCGACTCAGGGAAGATAGAATCCTTCTGGGGCAGTTCTAGAATTCTGGTGTTAGTGTTCCAAGCCCTTAGTTTTAGAATCCCAATTCCTTTTGAAAAAAGCGGGATGCCTGGAGTTAGTGGCTATTCGTTGAGTcagtctgccccctggtggaacagagtgaaaattaaaagtaattacaCTATAGAAtcagcacacacacgcacacacacacacatcccaaggCGTGCGCCGGCGCGcgcccacatgcacacacacagacttcaCCTAGATACATTCTGGAGCTTCATTTTGAACAGTCtttcttctgggaccctgtgtGTGAATTCTCTGACAAGCCAGCTCAGGAAGACAGAGATTGGGACTACAAATGTCTGGTCTCGTTCTTCTCATGAGATCTGGATCTTTTAACACAGCCCCAAGACAGTACTACTGACACCCCACTGAACAGACTGTGAATGTGTAGCCTTGGCAACCAGGAAGCTGAAATATGGAGAACACAGctataaagaaacaaatttatCTTTGCCTTTGGAAAAAGTTACTCAAAATATCTGCTTTTCTAATAGCAGGTCAGTAGAATAGTCCTTGTGTAAGGATAATGTACTGGTTGTGAGAAGGCATCTTTTGTCACTTCACCTATCCTCCTCGTCACCTTGTGTGCCAATGTTTGTCCTTTCTCAAACACAACTATTCAATCCCCTTTTGTCCTTTATCTCACCACCCATTATGTCTTCAAGCCGTATTACTAACCTTCAGTGTCCTCTACTTCTTGCTGGCCAAACCATCTCTCTCCagtcttttaaattattcttcAATGTTCATGGATCGTTCTGATAAAAATccatcaattctttttcatttcattttattttgtctggATCTGGACTCTTCATCACCAgcgatatattattctttttcaccTCTCTAAATTGTACTTATGCTGCTGTATACCTGCTTTCACCGGAGGCTCATCTCCATAGTACTCTCCCCCTAGCTCTCGGAGCTTCTGCAACAATgccttcccaccccccccccccaattttggCAGGCTCATTCGGTCTCTGGTTTTATATTCACAAGCTCTTCCCTCAGCCTAGAATTCTATTTCCCCAAACTGCTGTTTGATTGATTCCTTGTCTTTCAGgtttcagcttaaatgtcacttcctcagaggtTTTTCTCACCCATCAGTAGTGTGCTGGAACCAATCCTTACTGGCTCATGAGAACAGATTGTGCTTATCTCTTTCCAAATCCGTGTTTAATGATATCACATTGATAGTCTGCAATTGGCCACGGTGGGAGTATTTACGCCATCGAAATTAGCAAAGACAACAAATCAGGGCTCCCCTCCATATAGTCAGGTGTTAAACGTTTACCAGTACAGCCTTGACTAGAACTCACATCCCTCGCCCTATTCCATTCCTTTGGAATTAAACAGGTCCCCAGATGCCATTTGGGTCATCTTCGCCCCTCCTTTATGACAAATGGACATTCTGACCCTTTGATCACTACTGTAGAAGACCATgatttgttcttcattttttcttctcattccctGTCAAGAGTGTCGATGCTGCCAAGATTAGAAATCTTGGAAAGGCAGCGCTGGTGAAAATGTGGGGGAAAGgatgtgggaatgtaaactggcacaACCTTTTTGGAAGGCAGTTTAGTAGCATACTTTGGACAATTTGTTTAATGTCTCTGGGCatcactttccccatctgtaaaatgtggataataatagtatcaacCTGATGGAGTTGTTGTGACGATTAATTAACATGTGAAAAGCAGTCAGAACAATGCACAAATAAGCACTACATAAGTGAGCGATGTAATTAGTATTAGAGGGAAAGATGGAAAGGAGAGAATAAAATTTAACAATGGTTAGCCCTAGGAATAGGCTGGAGGTGCGGAAAATATGAggactttcttttttcatatttacatTTCTGAATTGTTAAAAATGGGCAAACTAAACCAATTGAAAAATAGTAAAGAAATTTAGTAAGTCCCAGACATGGCTCAGTCTCGTTGTTTTCCTAAGCAGTTCCCATCGTTAAAGTGTAGCgcgaaatttaaaaattgtccatTTACCCCTCAGTAGAGATCAAACGCTGACCTTAAGAGAACATGCTCACTCTCTCAACATGGCCACTCATCTATGTCCTGTCATTTAGAGACCTTCCAAAAATGGCAGCCCCCTCCTCGCCCCGCCGCCCACACACCGTGAGAGAAGGACCTTCCCAACATGGCGGCAGAAGGCCCAGGCGTCACTTCCTGCGGGACGGCGGATTTAAGGAGCAGGATTTCCGCTTTCGCTCCTTTCCGACGGTGACGACCGCCCCACGAGAACATGCCTGTGAGTTCCTTGGTGCAGGTTTCCGCGGAGATTTCGCCCTTCTGTCCGCGCGCTCTCCTCACGCTGATTTCGGATCGCAGAGGGCCCTCACCTGCCTTCCGCAGTTTGCAGAGGCCCGTGGGGCCCCCTGCATAGACGGGAGCGGAGAGGCGATAAGATGGCGGCCCAGCTGCGCAGACACCAGGGGCGGCGAGGGGCGAGCTCTCCCCGGTGTGTGGCAGTGGGGGCTGTTTTCGATCATCCCGTGTTCGCCGTTGGTTTCTAAGTCTCTGCATTTCTGCCTCTCTTAGCTCGCAAAGGATCTCCTTCATCCCTCtccagaagaggagaagaggaaacacaagaaGAAGCGCCTGGTGCAGAGCCCCAATTCCTATTTCATGGATGTGAAATGCCCAGGTGAGGAGATTACTTGCAGTAGTGGGGAAAGCACTGGACCCCAAGAATTGGACAAAGGTATCCTTGAAGCGGTTCTGATTTCTTAAAATTTGAATGTTTGAGATAGGTAAAATTTTGCATTTCAGGAACAGTGATGCGTAGTGATCTCCCTTCAAAACTTTTTGTGCAGACCGTAACATTTCTTTGTGTTGAAAAACACTGGAATGTTATGTTGGGTTTCTGCTGTGGTCATTTATATACTTGTACCTGGAGGCAAGGGGGTGGATATGTTGACTAGTTACTGAGCGTCCCTCCTCACCAAATAGAGGATTGTCTGTATTTTAACTCTCGGATAGTTTTTTTGGATGATGGTGGTAACGCATTAACAAAAAATTCATAGGTGGGGGCAGATAGTCCAGGTTGCTTCTGAGTTGGCTTTAATGTATACCTAGAGCCAAGTAATCGATTTAGAATAGGAAAGTAAATTTCAAGAATTTACATAACATGCTTGTTGTACAGTTAATACATGACAGCATATGTTTAAGTGAAGAAAGGTTTGGGGAAAATAGGGTAACTCGATGTTTTTTCACAGGATGCTATAAAATCACCACCGTCTTTAGCCATGCACAAACAGTAGTTTTGTGTGTTGGCTGCTCTACCGTCCTCTGCCAGCCTACAGGAGGAAAAGCAAGGCTTACAGAAGGTAAATGGTTTAATTAATGTTGTGATTTTGGGGTTTGAATCTTAAGAGAGGTCATGTATAATGTAAATTATCAGGCTGTCTTGCAAAGAGGGTTGGCtttgatagtcttttttttttttttttctctcctaaagCATAATTAGAAAGCACTAATCTCAGTGCTTCTGTCTAAGGCTGGGGTGGATGGGTGATAAAAGGGGCTTCATATGAGCTGAAGGTGATGTTGTCTTTAAGTGAGTAGGTAGGAGCTAAAAGAGTTGAGAAAGCTACAGATGTAGGTTTCCTGTGGCTATCAGGCATCATTCTGTTTTGTGGGGGTGGGACAGGGTAAGTAGGCTGCTGTCAGTTAACCTTTGGAACTTATTCTTGCAGGGTGCTCCTTCAGACGGAAGCAGCACTAAAAGCCCCTGGAATCAAGATGAATGGGAAACCATCCCAATAAACACATTTTGGATACGTCCTGTTTATTGTCTTGTTTTACTGCTAGGAAGTTCCTACCTCACGTATTCAGGGGCAATCAGAAGAGTGGACTGTAGAGTCATTTGGGGCAAGTAAGTGGTCAAATACTTAAAAAGTCCATTTGGGACATTCCTATCCCTAGGCTCATTGAGTAAATCTGCAGAGCTTGATTAAAAACTGGAATGATATATAAATGGGGTATTTGCTTTCacttctatgttttcttataaTTAAGAACTGACAGTTGATCTTTAAAACGCAATCCAGCACACCACTTTAACACAAAACAGCTTAGGATCCTTTATTTACAGTTCTCAGAAGGCTTGTTTGGAGGCTTATGAGTGTAGAGGTTGCTGCTAGGCTCCTGGTCTAGGGCTAGAAATCTCCAGCCCCCTGCAGTTAAGGGGACTTGTCCAAGCAGAGGTTAGTGCCTTGTATTCCAAAGCCAATGTTGTAGCCGACGCTGCGCTGGTGGGGGTTGTGGACTTATGAAGGGAGGAGGAGAACGTGTGGATGTGTAAGAACCTAGAagtaaaggaggaagggaaatagaTGAAGGGTGAATAAAAGTGAATGAGGGTGATACCTGAGCTTCTCAGCAGTAAAGATGGTGATTCTTTACCTGGTTGTGGTGCACCTAGAGTTGGTACATAAACAACTGGAACTGTCTGCATCTTGTTTAGGAAGGCATTGTATGCTGGAAAAAGAATAAGGGAGATGTCACCAAAGAGAACTGTTTTCACTGGAGGAAGGCCTTAAGGGGCAAGTATTGCTATAAAAAAAAGGCttcatattaaataattatacttCCAGGAAATttttattcagtgatttttagagGTATTCCAACTTCTGGTTGAAAGATGGGAAATGCATGTGTAGATGATAGTACATGTTGTGTTGCTTCTATCATTTCTAGCTATGTGTTTGAGCAAAACCAGCTATAATCTAAGGTTTAGTAGTAATTTCCACTTCTGAGTGGTATTTGTTGGCCACATGCAGTTCCTTGCTTCCTAGTAAATTGGGCGGGATCTTTGGTCCACTGGTGACTAGGGGTAGGGAGGCTAAATCAGTTTCAATTGCATGTCCCAAGTTAGATGTGATAAACAGCTAATTTTCATCCTCATTTAgtttgtgaaataaaatgaaggcAGTTTCCAAGTCAAAAGGCCACGGTGCTGAATATAAGGACTCCTTACCTAGAAAGAGGAAAGCTGTTGATGCCAACACCGCAAAGAGGGTAAAGAAAATCTGGTAAGAACCCATGAGCTTCTGGAGGACACCTGAATCTTCACATTGATCTACACATTGGCAGAATAAAAGAAGGTTATAGTTATCCAGGACAGATGTTGCATTTAAAAACTTGTGTGGTCCTAAGAGTATCTAGCTGAAAAAGTCAAAATCTAGCCCTCTAGGAGATTCTTTTGCTTCTTAACCAGAGAAAAAGGGGTGAACTGAACTTGGCTCCTCTTACCTTTTTTAGGCTTTTTATCTCTCTAACAATAAGCTACAATCCTTgagtctcatttcttttcagcttacaaaagaatatttaaattctttgcCACTTTAAAATGCCTGTTACCTTTCCTGCGCACTTGAACTCCAGGTGACTGCTTCCCTTCACCAAATTTGTGATAGTCTATGGTGATTCAGCTTCTACTTTTAATCCCTCTAACCTGAATGAAATATTTCGTTGGATCACCAATGACCTCTTAAATCCAGGGGCTACTTGTCCTTTTTTATTCAGGTACATTCTGATATGTTTATAAACTTGTCCTCAATAAAACTTCAGACTTCTGTGTTTGAAGCATGCTTGGCACTTGCCTTTggttatttcaaacttttcagtGTCTAGAAATGAACTCTTCCCTGCCCCACAAAACTGCCTGAATTTAACTGGCCTTCCCAGGTAAACTATCACCAGGCCCTTGGACCTAGTTCCTATTCTGCATCCCTTATGTAGGCCCTCTACCTCTGGGCTCTTAACTGGTCTTACCTCTCACCAGACTCTGTTTCACACTATTGTAACAACTTCATACTGTTTACAAACTGCTTCACTTTGAAGACTAATTTGAGGTTGCTTATTAGTAGAAACAAGACTATATTAATCCCTGATCAGGTCCCACTGTTGGAAGTCCCAATAAAACTTAGGCACATTAATTTATAGCACCCCTTTGTTCTGGCTGCATTGAACTAATTCCTGTCTAAGTTGGGCCctgtcttttttaaatatttatttatttggctgtgccgggtcttagttgcggcacgcgggatctttttagttgtggcatgcgagatctttttAGTttcggcatgtgaactcttagttgcagcatgtgccatctagttccctgaccagggattgaacctgggccccctgcattgggagcgtggagtcttagccactggaccaccagggaagtccctgggcccTGTCTTAAATCTGATTTCTGCAAGTAGGGACCGTGCTTGGCACATAACAGTAGGCACACACTTGTATGAATGAGCTGAAGGTTGGATATTTGTATCTAAAGACTCCCACCTACTGTGATTGTACTGTTCTACTGCTTTTCCCTCTTATCTCTAAGAAGTGCAGgggttcttaactttttttttttttttttgccatgggCAACTTCAGCAGTCTGATGAAGTCAATGGATCCCAATtcagaatgtttttaaatgcaaaagaTAAAATGTAGTAGGAATAAAGGAAATCAATATCAAGAGTTGATGAAAATAGGGCAAAAACCTAATTTGTAATATACAGTTAGCAAAATGTTCAAAGGCCTAATTTGTGATACAGTAGTATGTGTGCTCTAGTAATAACAAAAAAGTTGTAGCTTTAGGTCTGATAACTACTGTAATTTTGATgtaattttgaaatgaaatattttgagatgtgACAGTTGGAACATGAGAACATCTATGGTTTCCCTTGGTGACAAAGTCACATATAATACTGCTGTGATTTGTTGCCTATATTCATAATCAATGGAAATGCTAACTTTCAGAGGTTAATTGAAAATAAAGatgcaatttttttccccattcaagGCATGGACACCTTGAGTTCTATCTGTGGACCTTTGTGGAGGTCCATGAACTCTAGATTTAAAAACTGCTCTCACAGAAAGAGCACAGATTGGAGTTGAACACTTTCTAGTTGGTGGGACCCTGAACACCTCAATTTTCTCAACTCTTTAAAGGGAAAAACATCTTTATAAAGTTTTAGAAAACTCTTTAGAATcataagaattaaaacaaaatgcatATAAATATGCTTAGAATATTTATTGACCCGTACAAATTGGGTGCTTATAGAAGCAAAAACCTTTCTCCCATTAGATGTACTAAGGTTCAGCCTAATTCACTCCCAGTAATTAAGAGAAATACTGTTTCCCTTGAGGCATGGGCAAGTGGGAGTGACAAGTATAAGGAGGATGGTTCTCTGGCTTTCCTAACACCTCTTTCCATAACGGTTCCCATCCCACCCAAACTTGACATCATTTCTAAACTGGGTCATGGTAGAATCAGGATTTGGGGAAGCTAAGTCTTGGTTCTAGGGTTACCACCATTTGCCCATTGATGCACAGAGGTTTGCTAAATACTTTTGAAGTAAATGAAACATTTATCAAGAGGTTTAAAACACGGTAAGAAGTATACTTATGCAGCTGACAAACTGACATAACTTATATATTTAAGTATAACATCTAGCTAGTGGTAAGAAAGCTTCCTGAAGGTTACATTTTATAGAGTAGGCTTGGAGAATAAAGATCCATGTCCCAGCTAGTTTGAATAATGTTGGTCAAGTGGCTGAATGTTTCCCATTGACTAAATCGTAATGCATTCTGTCTTTTTGCCTCTAGATTAAAAATAGGCACCCCCAATGCTCACCTGAACCAGACTTACCTTTCATAGCTCTCACTCGCACAGCCTCACTTTGACTGGTGAGCACACAGGAAATATTGATGAAAACAGGTGATGCCATCTGCTGGAGGGAAGTGAAGTTGACTACTTTTATGGGGTAGATAGCCAGGCCACGTGTGAGGGAAGAGTGCCTATGGCCAGAGACCACTAgaactggggagctggggaagaccttggagaaaaggaaatggaacaTGTTTGAAAGAAAAGTCAGTTTTGTGTCAATACATTCCAATCTTAAACATATACAGTGAGACATCTGGATTTCTAGTTGTAGCTAGCTGTCTGACAAGTCACTTTTTCTCACTTAGATGTGTTGAAGGATAAGGGAAGAAAACGATCTGTGAATAATATAGCcttcaaaaaaagttttaagcTAGCATTCTAAAATTGTTTCAAGATAGCATtggtgtaatatatatatacataaaagtaTTTGTGTTATCTTCCAGACTGACAAGGCTCTTGACCTAGATTTTGGACTCTGGGGGCCCCCCTGGCATTGTGAAGGGGacagattttcttcattttgtttaagaATTTCCTGTGGTGAATTTTATCAAGTCATTCAGTAACTGTTCCTTTACCCTGGACTGAGAATGAAAAATCTCTTTTTCAAAACCCTGATCTGTTTTGCTTCAGTCCTTAACATACCTCTAGTTTCTCAAGAACTCTGTCCACTCCCAGTACTCTTATCTCCCCAACTTCGTTTTTGTGGCTAAGAACCAGTTCTGATTGATCGATGTAAAAGGCTGGGATGAAAGGAATGAGGATTCTTTGCATTCCATTCTTGCTACGCTCACTGACAAGCGAGGCCCAACCATAGACTGAGGTGTCAGCCGTGCTGAGGGCCTGGAGTAGCTCCTCTGACTGGGGTCGAACCTTGATTAGGCAGACATAAACCcctgaagaaaagaggaaaaactgaGCAGGAAGGTTCAGAGGCTCTCTTTAGCCAACTGGATTAGGATAGGAAGGAAAAATAGTTACATGCAAATTCAGAATGTGAACTCAAGTTTTGAGTATTCACTATTAGCACACTTTTGGCCACTATGGAGGAGTTTACCAAAGATGAAACAGTCCCAGGGAACCCACAATTGAACTTAAGGATACCATTATTGGTAAATTGGACATGTCAGGGAGTATTAAATAATATAGTGTAAATGGAAATTAAGGGGATATAGGATGAAGTAGAGTTGGATCAGTAAAGGGTTTTGTGGAAGAAAGGCAAGCTTTGAACATGCTTTAATCACTTCTGTATCAAACCACCTCTTGATGGCCTTATTTCTGTCAATTGTATTGTTTTTCTAGTTACCCGTGCTCAACCTCAGTTGTCTTTTGACATCTATTCCTTCATTCCTGTATCCAAATCTTGCTAACTCATCCTTTGAAATGTCTCACATCTGGCTCTGTTAGTATTTCTGTTAGTCTGGTCTAGACACTCATCAATTCATGCTTAGATTATTGCAATGTAAATTGCATTTACTAGTCTCCTTGCCTCCcattcttccttatccattctgTGTACTGCCACTATATACTTTAAgcttatttttgaaaacttttccaGGGCTCTATATTGCCTGGAATGTCGTGTTCTCTTCACATCTACCTCAGTCCTAGTCATCCTTCTAAAGGTTATTTCCCCTGTTAAACCTCACTCTAACTGCCAGGTTTGATGTAGATACTCTTTTCTTTCTGCCATCGTAGCATCCCATGTATATCTTTATTCTATAACTAATCGCCCTGTGCAATTCTAGTAAGAGTTAAAAGCCTTGTCTTACTCCGCTGTACCTCCAGGGCCTGTCCTGGTACCATGCATTCTATTTGGTGCTCAACGGTTTGCTGAATGAACCTTCTATCAGTGGTTTCTCATTACTCATACCATTCAAACTGCCTGACCTTGGAGTAGAAGCTCTTCCATGATATAGCATTACCTATTTACATTTGACATGAATTGTCTCATTTTAGATCAGTTGATTTATTTAAAGTCCTCCCAGTGTCATGC
Above is a window of Balaenoptera acutorostrata chromosome 1, mBalAcu1.1, whole genome shotgun sequence DNA encoding:
- the RPS27 gene encoding 40S ribosomal protein S27 isoform X1 is translated as MPLAKDLLHPSPEEEKRKHKKKRLVQSPNSYFMDVKCPGEEITCSSGESTGPQELDKGCYKITTVFSHAQTVVLCVGCSTVLCQPTGGKARLTEGCSFRRKQH
- the RPS27 gene encoding 40S ribosomal protein S27 isoform X3, which encodes MDVKCPGCYKITTVFSHAQTVVLCVGCSTVLCQPTGGKARLTEGCSFRRKQH
- the RPS27 gene encoding 40S ribosomal protein S27 isoform X2, coding for MPLAKDLLHPSPEEEKRKHKKKRLVQSPNSYFMDVKCPGCYKITTVFSHAQTVVLCVGCSTVLCQPTGGKARLTEGCSFRRKQH